One Verrucomicrobiia bacterium DNA segment encodes these proteins:
- a CDS encoding FtsQ-type POTRA domain-containing protein encodes MKRKRKTTRKKNMFSGVAVVFKAAAGFLAKALPTILVMALFTGLFFGVRQALYADAHLSIREIEVSPVTALSPERRQDLESRLMGKNILKVDLKQVARDLEKNPMIQSAQVGRRLPWGLKIGIQSRTQLAFIRFSPSGKYGLISSDGMILDVADEKNASLPLIEAYGLDIKQPRIGLQVKSKGYIEAANFLAAFWDHPVSKRETLTRLSLDAQGNVTITLGPGPDIRLGRHPATRLVTLEKMMYLLEGDERQNIEYIDLQFDNVIVKRKK; translated from the coding sequence ATGAAAAGAAAACGGAAAACGACACGCAAAAAAAACATGTTCTCGGGAGTCGCCGTGGTCTTCAAGGCCGCGGCCGGATTTCTGGCAAAGGCGCTTCCCACGATCCTGGTGATGGCGCTTTTTACGGGGCTCTTCTTCGGCGTGCGGCAGGCGCTTTACGCGGATGCGCATCTGTCCATCCGGGAAATCGAAGTCAGTCCCGTGACCGCGCTTTCGCCGGAACGCCGGCAGGACCTGGAATCCCGGCTCATGGGCAAGAACATCCTCAAGGTGGACTTGAAGCAGGTCGCGCGCGACCTGGAAAAAAATCCCATGATCCAGAGCGCCCAGGTGGGGCGGCGACTTCCCTGGGGCCTGAAAATTGGCATCCAGAGCCGCACGCAGCTGGCCTTCATCCGTTTTTCGCCGTCGGGCAAGTACGGACTCATCTCGAGCGACGGCATGATCCTCGACGTGGCTGACGAAAAGAACGCGTCGCTGCCGCTCATCGAAGCCTACGGGCTCGACATCAAGCAGCCGCGCATCGGCCTGCAGGTCAAAAGCAAAGGTTATATCGAAGCCGCGAATTTTCTCGCTGCCTTTTGGGACCACCCGGTCTCGAAGCGCGAAACTCTCACGCGGCTCAGCCTCGACGCGCAGGGCAATGTCACGATCACACTCGGGCCCGGCCCGGACATCCGCCTCGGCCGTCATCCGGCGACGCGCCTGGTAACGCTTGAAAAGATGATGTACCTGCTTGAAGGTGACGAACGCCAGAATATCGAGTATATTGACCTGCAATTCGACAACGTGATCGTAAAAAGGAAAAAATAA
- a CDS encoding D-alanine--D-alanine ligase → MFLGGNSPERKISLRSGRAVCQALVNAGFRVKRLDPGRTDRKKILATPMDVAFIALHGEGGEDGTLQTWMDRHGLSYTGSDPLGCRLSYDKILSKRIFQKKGIPTPDYCVVTDRDWKTKLGSFPTPFFLKPPRDGSSIGILKVEDFSKEIPKIAKAVRKYKQLLAEKRIQGREFTVGIFGGKALPVIELRPKSDFYDYKSKYTKGMTEYLVPAPIPAKLAKKLQRVGLAVHRALQLRDFSRIDIMVDKNGKPYVLEANAIPGFTALSLLPKAARQAGISFEELCSRLVRWAYERAQKRGPRNGKKKS, encoded by the coding sequence GTGTTTCTCGGGGGAAATTCCCCCGAACGGAAGATTTCCCTTCGTTCGGGCCGCGCGGTCTGCCAGGCTCTCGTCAACGCGGGTTTCCGCGTCAAAAGGCTGGATCCGGGCCGCACGGACAGGAAAAAGATCCTCGCGACTCCCATGGACGTCGCTTTCATCGCCTTGCACGGCGAGGGCGGGGAAGATGGCACCCTTCAAACCTGGATGGATCGCCACGGGCTTTCCTATACCGGCTCCGATCCTCTCGGCTGCCGGCTTTCCTACGATAAAATTCTCTCCAAAAGGATTTTTCAGAAAAAAGGCATTCCCACGCCGGACTACTGCGTGGTAACGGACCGTGACTGGAAAACCAAGCTCGGAAGTTTCCCAACGCCCTTTTTCCTCAAGCCGCCGCGGGATGGATCCAGCATCGGGATCCTCAAAGTCGAAGATTTTTCTAAAGAAATCCCCAAAATAGCGAAAGCCGTACGCAAGTATAAGCAGCTTCTTGCCGAAAAAAGGATTCAAGGACGCGAATTTACGGTCGGCATCTTCGGCGGCAAGGCGCTCCCCGTCATCGAATTGCGCCCCAAGAGCGATTTTTACGATTACAAGTCCAAATACACCAAGGGCATGACCGAATACCTGGTGCCGGCGCCGATCCCGGCGAAACTCGCGAAAAAGCTGCAGCGCGTGGGGCTCGCGGTGCACCGCGCCCTCCAATTGCGGGACTTTTCGAGGATCGACATCATGGTGGACAAAAACGGCAAACCTTACGTGCTCGAGGCCAATGCCATTCCCGGATTCACGGCCTTGAGCCTTTTGCCCAAAGCCGCGCGCCAGGCGGGCATCTCCTTTGAAGAACTCTGCTCGAGACTCGTGCGCTGGGCGTACGAGCGGGCTCAAAAGCGCGGGCCGCGCAACGGAAAGAAAAAGTCATGA
- the murB gene encoding UDP-N-acetylmuramate dehydrogenase, which translates to MNLRAGSKISLRRNVLLSQYTTMQVGGPAELFAEPANEQELAAVLEYARQEKVPFMVLGKGSNMVFPDTGYPGLVITLLQFQKERMVFDLEKSTVKASGGVFLYRFVLACRDKGLGGMEFLANIPGTIGGAVIMNAGFSRHAGQKNEIGDLIEEVTLMTYEGEKKVFAKGDVKFTYRHSSLPEGIVTDARLRLWHRPKETIDQEIRACFQYRNTKQDMRYPSSGSIFKNPPAPAPAAGALIQELGLKGTRIGGIMVSEKHGNYFVNVGQGKCSELVQLIALVQEKVFHAKGIWLEPEVRIIAKP; encoded by the coding sequence ATGAATTTGCGTGCCGGCTCAAAAATTTCGCTACGGCGTAACGTCCTTCTTTCCCAGTACACCACCATGCAGGTCGGCGGCCCGGCAGAGCTTTTTGCCGAGCCGGCCAACGAGCAGGAACTCGCCGCGGTTTTAGAATACGCCCGCCAGGAAAAAGTCCCCTTCATGGTTCTCGGTAAAGGCTCGAACATGGTCTTTCCCGACACGGGTTATCCAGGCCTGGTCATCACGCTCCTTCAATTCCAGAAAGAGCGCATGGTCTTCGATCTCGAAAAATCCACGGTCAAGGCCTCGGGCGGCGTTTTTCTCTACCGCTTCGTGCTGGCCTGCCGCGACAAGGGTCTCGGCGGCATGGAATTCCTGGCCAACATTCCCGGGACGATCGGCGGCGCGGTCATCATGAATGCGGGCTTCAGCCGCCATGCCGGGCAAAAGAATGAGATCGGCGACCTCATCGAAGAAGTGACGCTCATGACTTACGAAGGCGAGAAGAAAGTCTTCGCCAAGGGGGACGTGAAGTTCACGTACCGCCATTCGAGCCTGCCGGAAGGCATCGTGACCGACGCCCGGCTGCGGCTCTGGCACCGCCCCAAAGAAACCATCGACCAGGAAATCCGCGCCTGCTTCCAATACCGCAATACGAAGCAGGACATGCGCTACCCGAGCTCGGGCTCCATCTTCAAGAACCCTCCGGCTCCCGCTCCTGCGGCCGGCGCTCTCATTCAGGAACTAGGCCTCAAAGGCACGCGCATCGGCGGCATCATGGTTTCGGAAAAACACGGTAATTATTTTGTCAACGTCGGACAGGGGAAATGCTCCGAACTTGTCCAGCTCATCGCACTTGTCCAAGAAAAGGTCTTTCATGCCAAAGGCATCTGGCTCGAACCCGAGGTCCGCATCATTGCCAAGCCCTAA